In Callospermophilus lateralis isolate mCalLat2 chromosome 18, mCalLat2.hap1, whole genome shotgun sequence, one DNA window encodes the following:
- the LOC143384210 gene encoding uncharacterized protein LOC143384210 gives MKLEESVKRNQNVMDLITVQWHPLRGLEEKMNIMNLPKVMTLCHLDKIQMENVNTVMLKKREHIGNYEKICINDETGVVFADRCSLRKLEGSSVGQESHEHKESWEDPNQGSYPPNTQTCPFTQNRDKWEKCAKVIDQWPKALTHPNVQIKERSYDSKKYSELFNQFSVCTEHEKINTMKMSNTHTGEKYRESSDESSNQIGPNTICTQEDPWRIKECDESFTPCLNLEQQQKIQNEGKFYETEDCKTFFSNSSHHGVHKSIYAGEKPYKCKECGKTYVFSSELLCHQRIHTGEKHYKSEESGESFMCSTQVVHPQLLHTGEKSYRCKHCAKTFKCTSSLVIHQRIHTGEKPYKCKDCGKVSIYSSHLNIHKRMHTEEKSYKCKSCGKAFASSSSLAVHHRIHTGEKPYNCKDCGKTFISFSDFNKHQRIHTGEKHYKCQECGKAFINSSHLITHKRIHTGEKPHKCNECGKAFLSSYNLNVHKRIHTGEKSYKCDSCGKAFASSSYLAVHQRIHTGEKPHKCNECGKPFIRSSSLNVHKRIHTGEKSYKCESCGKAFAHSSSLAVHQRIHTGEKPYKCNECGKAFTCSSALNVHKRIHTGEKSYKCESCGKAFARSSNLIVHQSIHTGEKHYKCNECGKPFIRSSSLNVHKRIHTGEKSYKCESCGKAFAHSSSLAVHQRIHTGEKPYKCNECGKAFTCSSALNVHKRIHTGEKSYKCESCGKAFARSSNLTVHLSIHTGEKHYKCQVCGKAFIRSSQLSIHKRIHSGEKPHKCNECGKSFIRSSHLNVHKRIHTGEKSYKCESCGKAFSHSSSLAVHQRIHTGEKHYKCQECGKAFIRSSQRIHTPEKL, from the exons ATGAAATTAGAAGAAAGTGTAAAGCGGAACCAGAATGTCATGGACCTTATCACTGTGCAGTGGCATCCTCTGAGAGGACTGGAGGAGAAGATGAACATCATGAATCTGCCCAAAGTAATGACTTTGTGTCA TTTGGATAAAATTCAGATGGAAAATGTCAACACAGTGATGCTTAAGAAAAGAGAACACATTGGTAATTATGAGAAAATTTGCATCAATGATGAAACTGGCGTAGTATTTGCTGATCGATGCAGCCTAAGAAAACTGGAGGGTAGTTCTGTTGGACAGGAGAGCCATGAACACAAGGAATCATGGGAAGACCCTAACCAGGGATCATATCCACCTAACACACAGACATGTCCTTTTACCCAGAACCGTGACAAGTGGGAGAAATGTGCAAAAGTCATTGATCAGTGGCCAAAAGCTCTTACCCATCCTAATGTCCAGATAAAAGAGAGATCTTACGATTCTAAGAAATACAGTGAACTATTTAATCAGTTCTCAGTGTGTACAGAGCATGAGAAAATCAATACCATGAAAATGTCCAACACACATACAGGTGAAAAATACAGGGAAAGCTCTGATGAGTCATCAAACCAAATTGGACCTAATACAATATGCACCCAAGAAGATCCATGGAGAATCAAGGAATGTGATGAATCATTTACACCATGTTTAAATCTTGAACAACAGCAGAAAATCCAGAATGAAGGGAAATTTTATGAAACAGAAGATTGTAAAACTTTCTTTAGTAATTCGTCACATCATGGGGTGCATAAGAGTATCTATGCAGGAGAGAAACCCTACaagtgtaaagaatgtggcaaaaccTATGTTTTTTCCTCAGAACTGCTTTGTCATCAGAGaatccacactggagagaaacatTACAAATCTGAAGAAAGTGGGGAATCATTTATGTGTtccacacaagttgttcatccccAGTTACTCCATACTGGAGAGAAATCATACAGATGTAAACATTGTGCAAAGACCTTTAAATGTACCTCAAGCCTTGTTATTcatcagagaattcatactggagaaaaaccatacaaatgtaaagattgtggcaaagtttccatttattcctcacacttaaaTATTCATAAGAGAATGCATACAGAAGAGAAATCCTACAAATGTAAAAGTTGTGGGAAGGCTTTTGCTAGTTCATCATCTCTTGCTGTGCATCATAGAATccatactggagagaaaccctatAATTGTAAAGATTGTGGGAAAaccttcatttctttctcagatttTAATAAGCATCAGAGaatccacactggagagaaacatTACAAATGCCAGGAGTGTGGAAAAGCCTTTATTAATTCTTCACATCTTATTACTCAtaagagaattcatactggagagaaacctCACAAATGTAATGAGTGTGGTAAAGCTTTCCTTTCTTCCTATAACTTAAATGTGCATAAGAGAATACATACAGGAGAGAAATCCTATAAATGTGATAGTTGTGGAAAGGCTTTTGCTAGTTCATCATATCTTGCTGTGCATCAGAGGATccatactggagagaaacctCACAAATGTAATGAGTGTGGCAAACCTTTCATTCGTTCCTCATCCTTAAATGTGCATAAGAGAATACACACAGGAGAGAAATCCTACAAATGTGAAAGTTGTGGAAAGGCATTTGCTCATTCCTCAAGTCTTGCTGTACATCAGAGAATccatactggagagaaaccttACAAATGTAATgagtgtggcaaagcttttacttGTTCCTCAGCCTTAAATGTGCATAAGAGAATACATACAGGAGAGAAATCCTACAAATGTGAAAGTTGTGGAAAGGCTTTTGCTCGTTCCTCAAATCTTATTGTGCATCAGAGTatccacactggagagaaacatTACAAATGTAATGAGTGTGGCAAACCTTTCATTCGTTCCTCATCCTTAAATGTGCATAAGAGAATACACACAGGAGAGAAATCCTACAAATGTGAAAGTTGTGGAAAGGCATTTGCTCATTCCTCAAGTCTTGCTGTACATCAGAGAATccatactggagagaaaccttACAAATGTAATgagtgtggcaaagcttttacttGTTCCTCAGCCTTAAATGTGCATAAGAGAATACATACAGGAGAGAAATCCTACAAATGTGAAAGTTGTGGAAAGGCTTTTGCTCGTTCCTCAAATCTTACTGTGCATCTGAGTatccacactggagagaaacatTACAAATGCCAAGTGTGTGGAAAAGCTTTTATTCGTTCTTCACAGCTTTCTATTCATAAGAGAATTCATAGTGGAGAGAAACCTCACAAATGTAATGAGTGTGGCAAGTCCTTCATTCGTTCCTCACATTTAAATGTGCATAAGAGAATACATACGGGAGAGAAATCCTACAAATGTGAAAGTTGTGGAAAGGCTTTTTCTCATTCCTCATCTCTTGCTGTGCATCAGAGaatccacactggagagaaacatTACAAATGCCaagagtgtggaaaagcttttATTCGATCTTCACAGAGAATCCATACACCAGAGAAACTCTAG